From a region of the Tateyamaria omphalii genome:
- a CDS encoding ABC transporter substrate-binding protein, translating into MYHIRNRLLAGVAAGFLAVAPLDAQTPDNMLVVAQNIDDIVTIDPASAYEFSSGEYVANTYDTLVRYDATDTTVLAPALATDWQVDAENKAVTFTLRDDVTFHSGNPLRGEDVVGSWKRVVSLDKAPAFILTQLGWTPENIEEMVTADGNTITVRYEGDFAPSFVLNVLAARPASIVDMETVMANEVDGDMGHAWMNRNSAGTGPFSLGTYRPADILSLDANPDYYLGGPAMERVVIQHNPEGATQRLQLEAGDIDMAKNLDPGQIAGLEGVDGVRVETYPQAAVHWVSFNQKTESLTDPAVWEAARYLVDYEGMADGMLKGQMKVHQAFWPDGFPGALTDTPFTYDPEKAKQILADAGVETPISVTMDVISAPTFVEMAQALQASFAQGGINLEIVPGTGAQVITKYRARTHEAMMLYWGPDFMDPHSNAKAFAFNADNSDDKYASTTTWRNAWMPPAEMNEKTMAALSEQDADTRLEMYLELQKATQAEAPFVIMFQAIKQVAMRDTIQGFVNGATSDYVFYRLVEKK; encoded by the coding sequence ATGTATCATATCAGAAATCGTCTACTCGCCGGTGTCGCCGCCGGGTTTCTGGCGGTCGCGCCGCTAGACGCCCAGACGCCGGACAACATGCTGGTGGTTGCGCAAAACATAGACGACATCGTCACGATCGACCCCGCATCGGCGTATGAATTCAGCTCGGGCGAATACGTGGCCAACACCTATGACACGCTGGTGCGTTACGACGCCACGGACACGACCGTTCTTGCGCCGGCGTTGGCGACCGATTGGCAGGTCGATGCCGAAAACAAGGCAGTCACGTTCACCTTGCGCGATGATGTCACCTTTCACTCAGGCAACCCGCTCAGGGGTGAAGATGTGGTCGGATCTTGGAAACGCGTGGTGTCACTCGACAAGGCGCCCGCTTTCATCCTGACCCAACTCGGCTGGACCCCCGAAAACATCGAAGAGATGGTGACCGCCGACGGCAACACGATCACCGTTCGGTATGAGGGCGACTTCGCCCCGTCTTTTGTCCTTAACGTGTTGGCCGCGCGCCCGGCGTCGATCGTGGACATGGAAACCGTTATGGCCAATGAGGTCGATGGCGACATGGGCCACGCCTGGATGAACCGGAATTCAGCTGGCACAGGGCCGTTCAGCCTTGGCACTTATCGCCCCGCCGACATTCTCTCGCTGGATGCCAATCCGGATTACTATCTGGGCGGCCCCGCCATGGAGCGCGTCGTGATCCAGCATAATCCGGAAGGAGCCACACAGCGTCTGCAGCTGGAAGCAGGCGACATTGATATGGCCAAGAACCTCGATCCGGGCCAGATTGCCGGGCTTGAGGGCGTCGATGGTGTCAGGGTCGAGACCTATCCGCAGGCAGCGGTGCACTGGGTGTCCTTCAACCAGAAAACCGAAAGCCTGACCGATCCAGCGGTCTGGGAGGCTGCGCGGTATCTGGTGGATTACGAGGGGATGGCCGACGGTATGCTCAAGGGACAGATGAAGGTGCACCAGGCTTTCTGGCCGGACGGTTTTCCGGGTGCGCTGACGGACACGCCATTCACCTACGACCCGGAGAAAGCCAAGCAGATCCTGGCAGATGCCGGGGTCGAGACGCCGATCAGCGTGACGATGGACGTCATTTCTGCCCCGACGTTTGTCGAGATGGCGCAGGCTTTGCAGGCGTCCTTTGCCCAGGGCGGGATCAACCTTGAGATCGTGCCGGGCACCGGGGCGCAGGTCATTACAAAGTACCGTGCCCGCACGCATGAGGCGATGATGCTGTACTGGGGACCGGACTTCATGGACCCGCATTCCAACGCCAAGGCGTTCGCCTTCAACGCAGACAATTCGGACGACAAGTATGCATCGACCACCACTTGGCGGAACGCGTGGATGCCGCCCGCCGAGATGAATGAGAAGACCATGGCCGCCCTCTCAGAACAGGATGCCGACACGCGGTTGGAGATGTATCTGGAACTGCAGAAAGCGACGCAAGCCGAAGCACCCTTTGTCATCATGTTCCAGGCGATCAAGCAGGTCGCGATGCGCGATACTATCCAGGGGTTCGTGAACGGTGCCACCTCCGACTACGTTTTCTACCGCCTGGTTGAAAAGAAGTGA
- a CDS encoding ABC transporter ATP-binding protein, whose amino-acid sequence MTMLSIEGLNVWFGRDRDRVDAVKGASFDVKAGESFGLVGESGSGKSTILRAITGLAPTWSGRITVDGRAIEKARLRAFYKQVQMVFQDPYASLHPRHSVDAVLGETLQLHGFSDIDTRVVKLLDDVGLGQKFRFRYPHQLSGGQRQRVAIARALAPEPQLLLLDEPTSALDVSVQAEILNLLADLRQEHGLTFLMVSHDLSVVGHMCDRLAVMKDGEIVEIMEVAALRAMQATHPYSQHLLQASV is encoded by the coding sequence ATGACAATGCTGAGCATTGAGGGCCTGAACGTGTGGTTCGGACGCGACAGAGACCGTGTGGACGCCGTCAAAGGCGCGTCATTTGATGTGAAGGCCGGAGAGAGCTTCGGCCTTGTCGGTGAAAGCGGTTCGGGAAAGTCCACCATCCTGCGCGCGATCACCGGCCTTGCGCCGACCTGGTCGGGCAGGATCACCGTGGATGGTCGGGCTATCGAAAAGGCCCGCCTGCGCGCCTTCTATAAGCAGGTCCAGATGGTGTTTCAGGATCCCTACGCGTCGCTCCACCCGCGTCACTCTGTCGATGCGGTTCTGGGCGAGACGCTGCAATTGCATGGATTTTCTGACATCGACACACGTGTCGTGAAATTGCTTGATGATGTTGGGTTGGGACAGAAGTTTCGGTTCCGGTATCCACACCAGTTGTCGGGCGGGCAACGCCAGCGCGTGGCCATTGCCCGCGCGCTGGCCCCAGAACCACAGCTCTTGCTGCTGGACGAGCCGACCTCGGCGCTAGATGTTTCAGTGCAGGCCGAAATTCTCAACCTGCTCGCCGATCTGCGGCAGGAACATGGCCTTACCTTTTTGATGGTCTCGCACGATCTGAGCGTCGTGGGTCACATGTGCGACCGGCTTGCGGTGATGAAGGACGGCGAGATTGTCGAGATTATGGAGGTTGCAGCCCTGCGCGCCATGCAGGCCACGCATCCATATTCACAGCACTTGCTTCAGGCGTCGGTCTGA
- a CDS encoding ABC transporter permease, which translates to MALTGDNGRGRVRASLPPWIKTTALTIGSIAMTMLGLLFVTFIIGRVMPIDPVLAIVGERASQSTYDAVFLELGLDKPLVVQFGYYIWDVLHLDFGTSLLNARPVSEDIARVFPATLELATLGIIIGIVIGVPLGVVAAARKGSWIDQVARVLALVGYSMPIFWLGLMGLLIFYGILGWVGGPGRVGIFYVDVVPSVTGLILVDAALDGNWDVFKNAFSHIILPASLLGYFSLAYISRMTRSFMLEQLSAEYITTARVKGMSEWDVIWKHAFKNIRVQLITVIALSYATLLEGSVLTEIIFSWPGIGSYITTALLSADMNAVLGGTVVVGLIFILLNIFSDLLYKVFDPRAK; encoded by the coding sequence GGGACAACGGGAGGGGGCGCGTTCGCGCGTCCCTTCCTCCGTGGATCAAGACCACCGCCCTGACCATTGGCTCCATCGCGATGACGATGCTGGGCCTTTTGTTTGTGACGTTTATCATCGGTCGCGTGATGCCGATTGACCCGGTGCTGGCGATCGTGGGCGAGCGTGCGTCGCAGTCCACCTACGACGCGGTGTTTCTGGAACTGGGTCTGGATAAGCCGCTGGTTGTGCAATTCGGCTATTACATCTGGGACGTGCTGCATCTGGATTTCGGCACATCGCTGTTGAACGCAAGACCCGTGTCTGAAGACATCGCCCGGGTCTTTCCTGCAACGCTTGAACTGGCAACGCTCGGCATCATCATCGGCATCGTGATCGGCGTGCCACTGGGCGTCGTTGCGGCGGCACGCAAGGGATCCTGGATTGATCAGGTTGCGCGCGTCCTGGCCCTTGTTGGCTATTCGATGCCGATCTTCTGGCTGGGCCTGATGGGCCTTCTGATCTTCTATGGCATTCTCGGTTGGGTCGGTGGACCGGGTCGCGTCGGCATCTTCTATGTTGATGTGGTGCCCAGCGTGACGGGCCTGATCCTTGTTGACGCGGCACTGGACGGCAACTGGGACGTCTTCAAAAATGCCTTCAGCCACATCATCCTTCCCGCATCGCTGCTGGGCTACTTCTCGCTCGCCTATATCAGCCGCATGACGCGGTCGTTCATGCTTGAGCAACTGAGCGCCGAATACATCACCACCGCGCGGGTCAAGGGCATGTCCGAGTGGGACGTGATCTGGAAACACGCGTTCAAGAACATCCGGGTGCAACTGATCACCGTGATTGCACTGAGCTATGCCACCCTTCTCGAAGGCTCCGTGCTGACCGAGATCATCTTTTCCTGGCCAGGCATCGGCAGCTACATTACCACGGCGCTTTTGAGTGCGGATATGAACGCTGTACTGGGTGGCACAGTCGTTGTCGGGCTGATCTTCATTCTGCTCAATATCTTTTCCGACCTGCTCTACAAAGTCTTTGACCCGAGGGCCAAATAG
- a CDS encoding ABC transporter ATP-binding protein yields the protein MDSLLDIENLWVRFPTRQGVFDAVRGVSFTLGRERLGIVGESGSGKSMTGRAILRLIRPPGIVEADHIKLDGVDLLQKSEKAMRAVRGERISMVMQDPKFSLNPVMTIGDQIIEAYRLHNRASKSEARSKALEMLEAVSIRNPERVMRAYPHEMSGGMGQRIMIAMMLIPNPEILIADEPTSALDVSVQRQVLDIMDKLVKDRGMGLIFISHDLNLVADFCDRVLIMYAGRIVEVCDADKLHDAQHPYTRGLLNSLPRLDTPRDRLDVLARDPAWSDTPSVSGRI from the coding sequence ATGGATTCCCTTCTGGATATCGAAAACCTTTGGGTGCGGTTCCCGACGCGTCAGGGTGTCTTTGACGCGGTGCGCGGTGTTTCTTTTACGCTGGGGCGCGAACGGCTTGGTATCGTGGGTGAGAGTGGGTCAGGCAAGTCGATGACCGGTCGGGCCATCCTACGCCTGATCCGTCCGCCGGGTATTGTCGAAGCGGATCACATCAAGCTGGACGGCGTGGACCTGTTGCAGAAGTCGGAAAAGGCGATGCGTGCCGTCCGGGGCGAGCGCATTTCGATGGTCATGCAGGATCCCAAATTCTCGCTGAACCCGGTGATGACCATCGGAGACCAGATCATCGAAGCCTACAGGCTGCACAACAGGGCGTCGAAATCCGAGGCGCGGTCCAAGGCGCTCGAGATGCTGGAGGCCGTGTCGATCCGCAACCCCGAACGCGTCATGCGCGCCTACCCGCACGAGATGTCGGGCGGTATGGGACAGCGGATCATGATCGCGATGATGCTCATCCCGAATCCGGAGATTTTGATCGCAGACGAGCCGACCTCGGCCCTCGATGTCTCCGTGCAGCGTCAGGTGCTCGACATCATGGACAAGCTGGTCAAGGACAGGGGCATGGGACTGATCTTCATCAGCCACGACCTCAATCTGGTTGCCGATTTCTGCGACCGGGTTCTGATCATGTATGCGGGCCGGATTGTCGAGGTGTGCGATGCCGACAAGCTGCATGATGCGCAACACCCCTATACACGCGGCTTGCTGAACTCGCTGCCGCGGCTCGACACGCCGCGCGACCGGTTGGACGTTTTGGCGCGTGACCCCGCCTGGTCAGACACCCCAAGCGTGAGTGGGCGCATATGA
- a CDS encoding FAD-dependent monooxygenase: protein MKAIIVGGGIGGLSAAIALHLRGWNVCVCEQAPALTEVGAGLQISPNGWRVIEALGVADHLAKVVFEPEAIEMRLGTSGRRVFHLPMKGYALKRWGAPYFHVHRSDLVDALAARLAELAPDAVRTARPVSGYTSSGVVQFDDGETQDADLVVGADGLHSIIRRQMLGCQSPRYTGNVAWRAVVPLADLENPPPPTACVWAGNKRHAVTTRLRAGTMANFVGMVEQDEPAPEGWRVEGSRDDALAAFLGWDPTIVRLIEHAPVLNRWALFDRPPLPRWHDGRVALLGDAAHPMLPSMAQGAVQALEDAWTLAAILDGADDIEAALGQYYERRIGRTARIQAGSAANARMFHKASVLGRIGFYGPMAVGARLFPSLVHARQDWVYRHDVTGQT, encoded by the coding sequence ATGAAGGCAATTATCGTGGGTGGCGGCATCGGCGGACTGTCTGCCGCAATTGCGTTGCACCTGCGTGGCTGGAACGTCTGTGTTTGCGAACAGGCGCCGGCATTGACCGAAGTTGGCGCAGGGCTTCAAATCTCGCCCAATGGCTGGCGCGTCATTGAAGCGCTGGGCGTGGCCGACCACTTGGCGAAGGTGGTTTTCGAACCCGAGGCTATTGAAATGCGGCTGGGAACATCCGGCCGCCGTGTGTTTCACTTGCCGATGAAGGGTTACGCGCTGAAGAGATGGGGCGCGCCCTACTTTCATGTGCATCGGTCGGATTTGGTCGATGCTTTGGCGGCGCGCTTGGCTGAGCTCGCGCCAGACGCGGTTCGAACCGCGCGTCCCGTCTCCGGCTACACGTCTTCGGGTGTGGTGCAGTTCGACGATGGTGAGACACAAGACGCGGATCTTGTCGTGGGTGCCGATGGACTGCATTCGATCATCCGGCGCCAGATGCTCGGCTGTCAGTCCCCCCGCTATACCGGCAATGTCGCATGGCGGGCGGTCGTGCCTCTGGCCGATTTGGAAAACCCGCCGCCGCCAACCGCTTGCGTTTGGGCGGGGAACAAGCGCCATGCGGTGACCACGCGGTTGCGTGCGGGCACGATGGCCAATTTCGTGGGCATGGTCGAACAAGACGAACCTGCACCGGAAGGTTGGAGGGTCGAGGGCAGCCGCGACGATGCGCTGGCGGCCTTTTTGGGCTGGGACCCGACAATTGTCAGGTTGATCGAACACGCGCCTGTTTTGAACCGATGGGCACTTTTTGACCGCCCGCCATTGCCGCGTTGGCATGATGGCCGGGTCGCCCTGTTGGGCGATGCCGCCCACCCGATGCTACCATCCATGGCGCAAGGAGCTGTTCAGGCACTGGAAGACGCCTGGACACTTGCAGCCATACTGGACGGAGCTGACGATATCGAAGCTGCATTGGGGCAGTATTACGAACGGCGCATCGGCCGCACCGCTCGCATTCAGGCAGGATCGGCAGCAAATGCGCGGATGTTTCACAAAGCATCTGTTTTGGGGCGTATTGGTTTCTATGGACCAATGGCTGTGGGCGCACGCCTGTTTCCCAGCCTGGTTCACGCCCGTCAGGACTGGGTCTACCGCCATGATGTCACGGGCCAGACTTAA
- a CDS encoding AraC family transcriptional regulator, with protein MAAAHDTYYKIGRTTEQLCGLLHVDPTAVMRRMRFPTDFLRNEGRGVNAADYFSGWNAIMAEANRNDTPLVLGRAYARGPFNPAFFAFTCSPRVAVGLERLSLFKPLTGPLYLGLKRTQTQALEVTKTSNQPNLPLPSTFGAAELVFLTEAIRGCTGHHMVPLRAQLPEQLPCHRALEEFLGVQITLGGPTKLTLSPEDADRKLLSADPAQWAQLEPSFKRQMRLRTEEQAVSARLRATLAEMLPAGEATIEAAARRMRLSTRSLQRHLRDEGTRFQAVLDRTRADLAREYLTSTDLNVAEISYLLAYRDPNSFYRAFNAWTGQTPQALRDRLGG; from the coding sequence ATGGCAGCAGCGCATGACACATACTACAAGATCGGCAGGACGACGGAACAACTGTGCGGCCTGCTTCACGTTGACCCCACAGCGGTGATGCGGCGGATGCGGTTTCCCACTGATTTTTTGCGGAACGAAGGGCGTGGGGTGAATGCGGCAGATTACTTTTCCGGATGGAACGCCATCATGGCAGAGGCCAACCGCAACGACACGCCGCTTGTCCTTGGGCGTGCTTACGCTCGTGGGCCGTTCAACCCCGCCTTTTTCGCGTTTACTTGCAGCCCACGCGTCGCCGTCGGATTGGAGCGGCTTTCGCTGTTCAAACCGCTTACCGGGCCGTTGTATCTGGGTCTCAAGCGGACGCAGACACAGGCGCTTGAGGTCACGAAAACCTCAAACCAGCCAAACCTGCCGCTGCCATCGACATTTGGGGCAGCCGAACTGGTATTCCTGACCGAAGCGATCCGGGGATGCACCGGACATCACATGGTGCCGCTACGCGCGCAGCTGCCGGAACAGCTGCCTTGCCACCGCGCACTCGAAGAGTTTCTGGGTGTGCAGATCACTTTGGGAGGTCCAACAAAGCTGACATTGTCGCCCGAGGATGCCGACCGCAAGCTCTTGTCTGCCGATCCCGCGCAGTGGGCGCAGTTGGAACCCAGTTTCAAACGCCAGATGCGCCTGCGGACCGAGGAACAGGCTGTATCGGCTCGGTTGCGTGCAACCCTTGCAGAAATGCTGCCGGCCGGGGAAGCAACAATTGAAGCGGCCGCAAGGAGGATGCGCCTGAGCACACGCAGCTTACAACGCCATTTGAGGGATGAGGGCACGCGTTTCCAGGCGGTTCTGGACAGAACGCGCGCCGATCTCGCCCGCGAATACCTGACCTCGACCGACCTGAATGTTGCCGAGATCAGCTACTTGCTCGCGTATCGTGACCCGAACTCTTTCTACCGGGCATTCAACGCGTGGACGGGCCAAACCCCGCAGGCCTTGCGGGACAGACTTGGCGGTTAA
- the nikC gene encoding nickel transporter permease, with amino-acid sequence MADMTLRQWLLTDTPTSRRHAKLSALYQGWLAFRSNTMAMIGLGILLALVLIAAAAPLLAPHDPFVQNLGNRLAPLGSEGHLLGTDSLGRDILSRLIYGARITLYIVALVALIAPVVGLLVGTVSGYLGGWVDIVLMRITDIFLAFPRLVLALAFVAALGAGIENAVIAISLTAWPPYARIARAETLTIRSSDYISAIKLQGAGGLRIITKHIWPLCISSLIVRVTLDMAGIILAAAGLGFLGLGAQPPSPEWGAMISEGRRFILDHWWVATMPGLAIFTVSLAFNLLGDGLRDVLDPKAGE; translated from the coding sequence ATGGCGGACATGACCCTCCGGCAGTGGCTGCTGACGGATACACCGACCTCGCGCCGCCACGCCAAACTCTCCGCGCTGTACCAGGGCTGGCTTGCGTTTCGGTCGAACACGATGGCGATGATTGGCCTTGGGATCTTGCTGGCGCTTGTATTGATCGCCGCAGCCGCGCCGCTATTGGCGCCGCATGATCCATTTGTTCAGAACCTTGGCAACCGGCTGGCCCCGCTCGGGTCAGAGGGGCATCTTCTTGGCACGGACAGTTTGGGGCGCGACATCCTGTCCCGTCTGATCTATGGCGCGCGGATCACGCTTTACATTGTGGCGCTTGTGGCGCTCATCGCGCCTGTGGTCGGTCTTTTGGTCGGGACAGTCTCCGGCTATCTGGGTGGATGGGTTGATATCGTCCTGATGCGGATCACCGATATCTTCCTCGCTTTTCCGCGCCTTGTGCTGGCCTTGGCTTTTGTTGCTGCCTTGGGCGCCGGGATCGAAAACGCAGTCATCGCCATCTCGCTAACCGCTTGGCCCCCCTATGCCCGGATTGCACGGGCAGAGACGCTGACGATCCGGTCGTCCGACTACATCTCGGCGATCAAGCTTCAGGGGGCAGGTGGCCTGCGGATCATTACGAAACACATCTGGCCGCTGTGTATCTCATCGCTGATCGTACGTGTCACGCTGGATATGGCGGGGATCATTCTGGCCGCGGCGGGTCTGGGGTTTCTGGGGCTAGGCGCGCAACCGCCCAGCCCGGAATGGGGCGCGATGATTTCCGAAGGACGCCGGTTCATTCTCGACCATTGGTGGGTGGCCACCATGCCCGGGCTTGCGATTTTCACCGTGTCCCTGGCGTTCAACCTGCTGGGTGACGGCCTGCGCGACGTGCTTGATCCAAAGGCGGGTGAATGA
- a CDS encoding GAF domain-containing protein: METASPDAFFAKLHENIGGRLFTVTVLDRKAGLAQRVYSSDPEAYPVSGTKPMSQGAWTDMVINRAETFVANTVAEFAIYFGDHALIESLGCQSALNVPVLDNDQVIGTVNVLDQEHHFTPERVQRCQSIVQERRDELVATLRGFKP, from the coding sequence ATGGAAACAGCGTCCCCGGATGCCTTTTTTGCCAAATTGCACGAGAATATCGGGGGGCGCTTGTTCACCGTCACCGTACTTGACCGAAAGGCAGGGCTTGCACAGCGTGTGTATTCGTCGGACCCTGAGGCTTATCCAGTTTCGGGAACCAAGCCGATGTCGCAGGGCGCGTGGACTGACATGGTCATCAACCGCGCAGAAACCTTTGTGGCAAACACGGTGGCAGAGTTTGCCATCTATTTCGGTGATCACGCATTGATCGAAAGCCTGGGCTGTCAATCCGCCCTGAATGTGCCGGTTTTGGACAACGATCAGGTGATTGGGACGGTGAATGTGCTGGACCAAGAGCACCATTTCACGCCGGAACGCGTGCAACGCTGTCAGTCCATCGTGCAGGAACGGCGCGACGAACTCGTCGCGACGCTGCGCGGCTTTAAGCCATGA
- a CDS encoding CaiB/BaiF CoA transferase family protein — translation MAGPLDGLKVVEMAGLGPAPLAGQLLSDMGAEVVVIDRASAPSDVHDINRRGKRSIALNLKSDVGLAVARDLICQADILIEGFRPGVMERLGLGPADLPDTLIYGRMTGWGQEGPLAQTAGHDLTYLAQTGVLSLLATADAPPKPPLNLIADYGGGSMFLIFGILSAVIARGRTGKGQVVDAAMIDGVPAMMGLLHGFMASGFWSEEPGTNWLDGGAPFYRCYRCADGRDIAVAALEPQFYAALLDGLGLDAATLSDQNDREQWPAMTKMFKELFASRSRDEWVETFAGTDACVAPVLSMAEAQRDPHLKARGTYIAPDGIVQAAPAPRFSRSAPRTPAPPTPPGADAHALLSELGYDDARIENLRRERHLT, via the coding sequence ATGGCAGGGCCGCTTGACGGGTTGAAGGTCGTCGAAATGGCCGGCCTCGGTCCTGCACCACTTGCTGGCCAGTTGCTGTCGGACATGGGTGCGGAGGTTGTGGTTATTGACCGTGCTTCCGCGCCGTCGGACGTGCACGACATAAATCGACGAGGCAAACGGTCGATCGCCCTGAACCTCAAGTCCGATGTGGGTCTTGCAGTCGCCCGCGATCTGATCTGCCAAGCCGATATCCTGATCGAAGGCTTCCGGCCCGGTGTGATGGAACGGCTGGGGCTGGGACCCGCCGATCTGCCCGACACGCTGATTTATGGCCGAATGACAGGCTGGGGGCAGGAGGGTCCGCTGGCCCAAACTGCGGGCCATGATCTGACCTATCTGGCGCAAACCGGTGTTTTGAGCTTACTCGCAACGGCCGACGCGCCACCGAAACCGCCGTTGAACCTGATCGCCGATTATGGCGGCGGCAGCATGTTCCTGATCTTTGGCATTCTATCAGCTGTGATCGCACGAGGACGCACCGGCAAAGGGCAGGTTGTGGATGCTGCGATGATCGACGGCGTACCCGCCATGATGGGGCTGTTGCACGGGTTCATGGCGAGCGGTTTTTGGTCGGAAGAGCCAGGTACGAATTGGCTGGATGGCGGTGCGCCATTCTACCGATGCTACCGGTGCGCTGACGGGCGGGACATCGCCGTTGCCGCGCTTGAACCGCAGTTCTATGCCGCCTTGCTCGACGGTTTGGGGTTGGATGCGGCGACACTGTCTGATCAGAATGATCGCGAGCAATGGCCTGCGATGACGAAGATGTTCAAAGAACTCTTTGCCAGCCGTTCAAGAGACGAGTGGGTCGAAACCTTTGCGGGCACCGATGCCTGTGTTGCACCGGTTCTGTCGATGGCAGAGGCGCAACGCGATCCACATCTCAAGGCCCGCGGCACCTATATTGCACCAGACGGTATCGTACAGGCGGCGCCAGCGCCGCGTTTCAGCAGATCCGCCCCACGCACCCCGGCACCGCCGACGCCGCCCGGAGCGGATGCACATGCATTGCTGTCCGAACTTGGTTACGACGACGCGCGCATCGAAAACCTGCGTCGTGAAAGGCACCTGACATGA